DNA sequence from the Corynebacterium freneyi genome:
CGGTTCCGGGTCGGTCACGGTGTCCGGGCATGACGTCCGGGAGTACCGGGCCACCGACCTGATGGGCCAGCTGTCGGTGGTGTTCCAGGACGTGCACCTGTTCGACGGCACGTTGTGGGACAACATCGCGGTCGGGCGCCCGGACGCGGGACGGGACGAAATTCTGGCCGCGGCCCGCGCTGCGGGCGTCGGGGAAATCGCGGCGCGCCACGACGACGGATTCGATCTCCGGGTCGGGGAAGGCGGCAAACGGCTGTCCGGCGGCGAACGGCAGCGCATCTCCCTTGCGCGGGCGTTGCTGAAGGACGCCCCGATCGTCCTCCTCGACGAGGCCACCTCCTCCCTGGACGCCCACAACGAGCACCACGTGTTGCGGGGCATCGGCGAACTGGCCCGCACCAGGACCGTCATCATGGTCGCCCACCGGCCGTCGGCCCTGCGGCACTGCGACCGGTTCATCGTCCTGGGGCCCGACGGGAGCGTCGAGGCGACGGGCGACGAGGCGACCCTGGTCGAGGTCAGCGACACCTACCGGAGCTTCCGGGAGGCGGGAAACGCGGCGGCGGCCTGGGAACTCTGAGCCGGGACGCCGCCTCGGCGCCGGGCCCGGTTCGGGCGCCGGGTCACCGGCTCCGGCCGAGGGGCACGATCAGGGGGCGGTCGCTCACCGGGTCCTCGAGCAGGACCGCGTCGAGGCCGAATACGTCCCGGAGCAGGTCCACGGTGAAGACCTCCCCGGGCCGCCCGGCGGCCACGACCGCGCCGTCGCGCATGACCACGGTTTCATCCGCGTAGCGCGCGGCGAGAAGAAGATCGTGGAGGACCACCCCGACCGTCTTCCCGTGATCGCGGTGCAAGTCCCGGATGAGCTCCAGGACCTCGATGCAGGTGGCCAAATCGAGGTACGTGGTGGGCTCGTCGAGCAACAGCACCTCGGTGTCCTGCGCCAGGGCCATGGCGATCCAGGCGCGTTGGCGCTGCCCGCCCGACAGGGCGTCGACCTCCTCGTCTGCGAAGCCGTCCATCCGGGTCAGGGCCAGGGCCCGCGCCACCGCCCGTTCGTCATCCCCGTCCCAGGGCCGCGTCAGGGACCTGTGGGGGTGCCTGCCGAGCGCGACGAGATCGGAGACCAGCAGGCCGTCGGGGGCGGACGGCGCTTGCGGGAGCAGCCCCAGTTTCCGGGCGACCGCCTTGGTCGGCAGCCGGTGGATGTCCCTGCCGTCGAGGATCACGGTTCCGCCGCGGAGCGGGACGAGCCTGGCGCACGATTTGAGCAACGTGGATTTCCCGCATCCGTTGGGGCCGACGACGACGGTCAGCTTCCCGGCCGGCAGCGTGACGCTGACGTCGCGGAGCACCTCGTGATTTCCGTATCCGACGCGAAGGCGGTCGGCGTGCAGGGGTGGGGGATGCACCGGTTTCTCCCGTCTCGGCCGACGCGGCCGCAGTATGGGCCAACGGCCCGATTCGGTCGGCGCGGGCGCGATTCGGGGCGCCCGATCCGCCCGCGCCGCAAGTTCGGATTTAAAGCTACCGCGTTGGACCTAAGTATGTATGCTTAGCCTAGGCTAACGCAACTTAGGAGGCGGATGGTGGCGGAATCGGCGCGCGCCGACCGGTTGGCGGCGCTCCGGCGACGCCGGGCGGCGCAGGTGGCGGGGGTGGGCGAACGTGGCCCGGGCGCATCGGAATCCGATGCGCGGGTGATTCTCACCCGGGCTCAGCGCCGGCTGTGGGAGGCCGCCCGGACGGATCCCACCGGCGGGGCTTTCACGGTCGGGATGAGTTACCGGTTCCGGGATTCCGTCCCCGTCGGCAGGCTCATCGCGGCGCTGGACCGGGTGGCGGCGGCGCACCCCGCCCTACGTTCGACGCTGACGACCCCCGGTGCGGGACCATCGCCGGAAGAGGCCGCGTCGGCCGCGGCCCCGCGGGTCATCGTGCATGACCGGCCCCCGGCGCCGCCGCGCGTCGTCGACGAGTCGGACCACGCCGACGCGGCCGCCGAAGCAATGGAAATGCGGTGGGACCTGCACCGCGAGGCCCCGGTGCGGTTCATCGTCGGTGTCGCCGGCGCGGACGCCGCCCGGTTGGCGATCGTCGCCCACCATCTGTGGTGGGACGACGCGTGCTGGGCGATACTCGCCCGCGACGTCGACGCCGCCCTGCGCGGGGAACACGTGCCGCCGAGGTCCCTCGCCGCGCCGGAACCGACGCGCCCGGCGCCATCTGCCGGGGACGGGCGGGGAGCCTCGGCATGCCTGCCCACCGGGCTCGTCGCGAAACCCGGATGGGGGGCAGCGCCGGCGCAATCCATCGAAACGCCGATTGCCCCGAAAACCGGTCGCCGAGTCATGGAGCGGTGCCGCGAACTCGGGGTGCGCCCGGCGGCCGTGGTGTTGGCGGCGCTCGCGGAGGCGATGCCCTCGCCGGAAGCCGGCGTCACCGTGGCGATGCCCGTCCTGCTGCGCCACGGCGACCCGGCCGAGGGCGCCCCGATCACGTACCGGGGAAACAGCGTGCTCATCGACGTGCCGCCGGGATGGACCGGCGATGACGCGGTGCACTCCGCCGCCGGCCACCTGGCGGACGCCCTCGACGACGCCGAACTGGACATCGCCGACGTCCTGCAACGGCATCGCACGACGATGCCGGACGTCAGCCTCGTATTCGAGGAAACTCGGGCGCCCGGGCCGTGCGGCTCGACCGGTGCGCCCCTGCGCAACGGGATCATCGGCGAGCCCCTCTCGGTGCGGGCGAACACCGCGGGCGGAGCGCTGGAAGTGTCGGTCGACCATCAACCCGGGCGGGTGCCGCCCGGGGTGGCGCACGCATTCGCCGGTCGCCTGGCCCGGGCAATCCGCGCCTTCGCGGAGCCGGACGGGCCCGCGGAGCCGGACGGGCCCGCGGCGGGCACCACCACCGGCGACGCTGCGGCGGTGGAGGGGACGGACGCGGGAGGATCCGCCGAGTCCCCGGTCGAACTCATCGCCGAGTGGTTCCGCGACACCCCGGGCGCATGCGCGGTGCGCGAGGGCGACCGCTCCTGGACCTACGGTGAACTGGAGACCGAGGTGAGGTCGCTCGCCGGCGAATTGGCCCGGCGGAACCCGCGGCGGGCCCCGATCGCCTATGCCCTGGGCCGGGGGTACCGGGCGATCACGGTTCTCCTGGCCTGCCTGAGGGCGGGTATCCCGGTGACCGAAATCAGCCCCAGGGTGCCGGCCGCCCGCCTCGCCGCCATGCTGGTCTCCGCCGACGTGCACGCGGTCGTGCACGGCGACGACTGCCCGGACGCCGTAAGGCGGGCATGCGGCGACAGGATCGGGTTGTGGGACTTCGGGGACCTCGCCGACCCCGCCGCGACCGTCGCCGCCGGCGCGTCCCGCGCGGCGGTGGAACCGCCGACGCGCGGGGTCCCGGACGTCGCGCCGGACGGCGACGACGTCGCCTGCGTCGTCTTCACCTCCGGGACGACGGGGCTGCCCAAACCCGTCGACGTCACCCACCGGGGCCTGGCCCGCCACGCCGAATGGGCGCTGCGCGGACGGCGCCGCCGCGGCGGCATCCGTCTCCTGCACGCGGCCCCGCCGGGCTTCGACGCATCCATAGGGGAAGTGGTCATGACGTTGGCCGCCGGCGGGGAACTCCTCTGCGCCCCCGCCGGGACGGAATTCGATGCCCGGCGCATGCTCGATCATGTCGCGGCGTACGGGGCGACGTTCGTCCACGGGGTCCCCGCCGTCGTCGAGCAGCTCGTCCTTGAGGCGGAGTCCCGGCCGACGGACGCGTTGGGATCGGTCGAATGGGTGCTCTGCGGCGGCGACCGGTTCCCCGGCCCGCTGCGGAACCGGATGCACGGGATCATGCCGCGGTGCTCGGTCGCGAACTGCTACGGGCCGACGGAGACGACGCTCGCCGCGACGATGGGGATCCTCGCCGCCGACCCCGTGAATCCGGTGGTGCACGTCGGCGAACCCCGCCCGGATCTGACCGCGGAAATCCTCGACGAGAAGCTGCGCCCGGTGCCCGACGGGCGAATCGGGGAGCTGTACTTGTCCGGCGACGGATTGGCGCGCGGGTACCGGGGCATGGCGGCGGAAACGGCGGCGCGGTTCGTGGCGGCCCCCGGCGGGCGGCGCCGCTACCGGACCGGGGACCTGGCGTCCCGGACGCCGGAGGGGCTGGTGTGCCACGGACGGATCGACGATCAGGTGAAAGTCCGCGGCGTACGGTTCGAACCGGGCGACGTGGAGGCCGCGCTGCTCGCCCATCCCGGAGTCCATGCCGCGGCGGTGACCGTCCGGGACGGGGTCGTCAGGGGTTTCGCGGTCACCGACGGCGGGCACGGCAACCGTCCCGACCTGGTGGCCCACGCCGCCCGGCTGCTGCCGGAGGCGATGGTCCCGGCGGTCGTCGAGGCGCTTGGGCACCTGCCCCTCAACCGCAACGGCAAAGTCGACCGGGATGCGCTGGCGCGGCGGCCCCTGTCGTCGCGGGAATCCGGGGACGGCGGGGCCCGCGCTGCGTCGGCGGCTACGCCCGGAACCCCGGCCCCGCTCGACGACGGTGGTCCGGCGGATCGGATCGCGGCCATGATGGCCGAGTGCCTCGGGGCCGACGACGTGGGCGTCGACGATTCCTTCTTCGCCCTCGGCGGGCACTCGCTGATGGTCCTCCGGCTGACCCACCGGCTCCGGGAACTCGGGCTGCACGTGACCATGCGGGACGTCATCGACAACCCGACGGCCCGGGCGTTGGCTCGGCTCTCGGGCGACGGCCCCACGGGATCGGGCGCGGTGGCCCGCGTCGGGGACGACGCCCGGTACGGTGCCGGAGACGACGCCCCGGACGGCCCCGCCGACCACCCGCTGACCCCGGCGCAGCATCGCATGTGGGTGATCGACCGGGTCACGGACGACGGATACCGGATCGTGGTGCCGATGGTGCTTCGGGGACCACGCGACGATGCCGCGCTGATCGGCGCCGTCGCCGACGTCGTCGCGGCCCATGAGGGGCTGCGCACCACCTACCCCGTCGTCGACGGACACCCCGTGCAACGAATCCACCCGGACGGGCCGACGCTGGCGTGGACGAACCTCCCCGCCGGGGAAGTGCCGGGCCACGTGGCGCAGATGCTGGCCAGGCGCTGGAACGTGGCGGAGGAGATTCCGGTGCATTTCGAATGCGTGGCCGTGGGCGCGGAACGGGCGGTGCTCGTCGTCGCGGTCCACCACATCGCCGCGGACCACTCGTCCCTGGAAACCCTCTTCGACCACCTTGCGGCGGCGTACGAGGCGCGTTTGGGGAACAGCCGCTGGTCGCCCGGCCCGATTGCGCAGCCCCGGGACATCGGGGCCCGCGCCCGCCGGAGCCGATCGGGTCCCGGGGCGGCGGCGCTGGGGCGGTGGTGGGCGGCGGAGCTCGAAGGCTACGTCGATCTGCCCGAACCGACCGCCGCGCACCCCGGCGCCTCGCCTCGTGCGGGCGTCGTCCGGGCGGCCATCGGCGGGGAGGCGTTCGCCTCCGCCGCCCGCCGCGCCGCCGACGAGGGAATCACGCCCTTCGCGGGCTTCCTCGCCGAGGTGGCGCGCGTCCTGGCCGCCCACACGGGCCGCGACGATCTGATCGTCGGGGTGCCCGCCGCGATCCCGGACGCCGCCGCAGCCGAATCGGTGGCCCTCGGCGTCGATTTGGTGCCCGTGCGGCTGAACCGCGCTGACGCCGGCGGCGCCGACGCCCGCAGGGCCGCGTTCGTCGCGCTGGCCGACGCAATCGGGCACGCCGAGTTGCCGTTCGACGACATCGTCCGCGCGGTCGGGGCGCGGCGCGCCGCCACCACGCGGCCGCTCGTCCGCCACCTGGCCCAGGGGCGCAATCAGCGCCGGCCGCGGATGACGGACCGCCTCGAGTGGGCCATCGCACCGACCCGGCCCGCCGACGCGCCGTACGACACCACCTGGGACTTGGAGATCCGCGACGACGGGGACGCGTTCATCGAGCTCGTCTACGACCGCCGGTACGTCGGCGACGACGTCGCGCGGTCCATGCACCGGGATGTGCTCGAGGCGTTCACGGCGGCCGGATCCCGGTCGGGCGAACCCGGGGCGAACGTGCCGTGCCCGACCGGATCGTGATCCGGCGGCCCGGCCCGCGTGCGATCGCCGCCGACACGCGGCCCACCGAAACACGGCCCCGATACACGACCTCACCATACGACCCACCGAAACGCGACCAACCGAAACAGGAGAAGAAGTTGACCACCGACGGGACGACGATGACCGGCGACGACGGAAACGCGACCGCGGGCGGACGCGCCGCGGACGAGCGGCGGCCGCCGGCCGTCGTGGAAGAGAGCTTGCGCCGCTGCGCCGGGGTGCGCGACGCGTACGCCGCGTACGTGCCGACGCACGGGGGCGACGTCGTCGTCGCCTGGGCCGCCACGGACGACGGCGATGCCGCGCGAGCGGCGCACGACCGGATCGCGGGCCCGGGCGAACTGGAGCCGCGCCACATTCCCGCGGTGATCGTCCCCGTGGCGGCGATCCCCCGGGACGGGGCCGGCGCCGTGGTGGCCGGGGATTTGCCGGAACCCGCCGGCACGCCTACCGGGACCATCGATCCGCCGGCCGGCGACGCGGAAACCCGGGTCGCCGAGGCCGCGGGGGCCGCCACCGGCGTGCGATTCATCGGGCGGAACGACAACCTTTTCGCGTTGGGGCTCGACAGCGTGCGGGCCATCTCCATGGCCGCTGCACTGGGCCGAGACGGGATCGCGGTGACCCCGCGCCGGATCCTGGAGGATCCCACGGTCGCCGGAATCGCCGCCTGCGCGGGGGAACCGGAACGTGCGGCGACGCCGGCATCGGACACCGCGGTATCCGGTCTGGACGAGGACCAGCTGGCCGCGCTGTTGGCGGACGACCGGGACGCCGGGGATCCGTCGGAAAGCCCCCGATGAGCCGGGGCGGAGGCGAGCCGGCGGCGCTCGTCGTATGCGTGACCCCGGGGCCCGGGCAACGGGATATCGACCCCTCGGGGTGGCTGCCGGATCTCCGGCGGCTGAGCACCGCGTGGCTGACCGGTTCCGCGGACGCGGTGTCGGGGTGGGCGTCGGTCGACGCGGGACGACCGCAGCCGGGTGCCGCGGACGTGCTCCTGGTCGTCGGCGCCACCCCCGCCGCGGTGTGGGCCGAGACGAGCCGGCTTCTGCCGGGGATGCCGCCCCACCCGGACGGGAGGTTGGTCCGGCGCGACCCCGGCACCGGTCCCCGGGACGTCGCCCGATTGCCGGTTTCCGACGGCACCCGGGCGGACGCCCTGCGGAAACGCCTCGCGCGCGCGGCGCGCGGCGACGCCCCCGCGCAGAGTCCCGCGGTGGACTCCGTCGAGGCAACGGACGGCGCGGAACCGTCATGGGCGACGGTCGTCGACTCCCAGTGGGGACTCGACGGCGTCCCCGGGACGGTGCTGCACGCGACGTTCGGCCCCGCGGCGGGGGTGCCGATGGCCATCCGGAGGGACACCCACCACCAGTGGGTCATCGACTACGCCACCCGGTATTTCACCGCCGAACAAGCGCTGCAGTGGGTGGAGCCGCTGATGACAGGGAACGAATGCCGTCCGTCGGCCCGGGGGATGGCGGAGCAGGTCCGGGAGGCCCTCCAATCGGAGGAGGGCCGCATCCTGCTCGCCGACGACGACGCCCGCCTGACCCCGGCGGAGGTGGACCGGGCCACCGCCTCCCTGGCCGCGCGGTTGCGCGCCGAGGGGGTCCGGCCGGGCGACCCGGTCCTGGTCCACGTGCGGCGCGGGGCCGGCGCCGTCATCGCGTGCATCGCGCTGCTGCGCGCCGGCGCGGTCTACGTGCCGGTCGACGCCGCGTTGCCGCCGCGGCGCGCGAACCTCATCCGGCGGCTGAGCGGCGCACGGGTCATCGTCGGCGAACCGATCGGGGATGCGGAACCGGTGGACGCCGGGGCGCCCGCCGGGGGCGGGCCGCGGGACACCCCCGTCATCCCCCTCGATCCGGAGGAGTGGGATGCGCGGGACGGGCGGGCCGAAACAGCCGCGCCAACCCGGCCCGGCGACGGCGGCTGGCACCGGTGGAGACCGGACGAATGCCCGTACCTCCTGTTCACGTCCGGGTCGACCGGCGC
Encoded proteins:
- a CDS encoding ABC transporter ATP-binding protein, which encodes MHPPPLHADRLRVGYGNHEVLRDVSVTLPAGKLTVVVGPNGCGKSTLLKSCARLVPLRGGTVILDGRDIHRLPTKAVARKLGLLPQAPSAPDGLLVSDLVALGRHPHRSLTRPWDGDDERAVARALALTRMDGFADEEVDALSGGQRQRAWIAMALAQDTEVLLLDEPTTYLDLATCIEVLELIRDLHRDHGKTVGVVLHDLLLAARYADETVVMRDGAVVAAGRPGEVFTVDLLRDVFGLDAVLLEDPVSDRPLIVPLGRSR
- a CDS encoding AMP-binding protein gives rise to the protein MAESARADRLAALRRRRAAQVAGVGERGPGASESDARVILTRAQRRLWEAARTDPTGGAFTVGMSYRFRDSVPVGRLIAALDRVAAAHPALRSTLTTPGAGPSPEEAASAAAPRVIVHDRPPAPPRVVDESDHADAAAEAMEMRWDLHREAPVRFIVGVAGADAARLAIVAHHLWWDDACWAILARDVDAALRGEHVPPRSLAAPEPTRPAPSAGDGRGASACLPTGLVAKPGWGAAPAQSIETPIAPKTGRRVMERCRELGVRPAAVVLAALAEAMPSPEAGVTVAMPVLLRHGDPAEGAPITYRGNSVLIDVPPGWTGDDAVHSAAGHLADALDDAELDIADVLQRHRTTMPDVSLVFEETRAPGPCGSTGAPLRNGIIGEPLSVRANTAGGALEVSVDHQPGRVPPGVAHAFAGRLARAIRAFAEPDGPAEPDGPAAGTTTGDAAAVEGTDAGGSAESPVELIAEWFRDTPGACAVREGDRSWTYGELETEVRSLAGELARRNPRRAPIAYALGRGYRAITVLLACLRAGIPVTEISPRVPAARLAAMLVSADVHAVVHGDDCPDAVRRACGDRIGLWDFGDLADPAATVAAGASRAAVEPPTRGVPDVAPDGDDVACVVFTSGTTGLPKPVDVTHRGLARHAEWALRGRRRRGGIRLLHAAPPGFDASIGEVVMTLAAGGELLCAPAGTEFDARRMLDHVAAYGATFVHGVPAVVEQLVLEAESRPTDALGSVEWVLCGGDRFPGPLRNRMHGIMPRCSVANCYGPTETTLAATMGILAADPVNPVVHVGEPRPDLTAEILDEKLRPVPDGRIGELYLSGDGLARGYRGMAAETAARFVAAPGGRRRYRTGDLASRTPEGLVCHGRIDDQVKVRGVRFEPGDVEAALLAHPGVHAAAVTVRDGVVRGFAVTDGGHGNRPDLVAHAARLLPEAMVPAVVEALGHLPLNRNGKVDRDALARRPLSSRESGDGGARAASAATPGTPAPLDDGGPADRIAAMMAECLGADDVGVDDSFFALGGHSLMVLRLTHRLRELGLHVTMRDVIDNPTARALARLSGDGPTGSGAVARVGDDARYGAGDDAPDGPADHPLTPAQHRMWVIDRVTDDGYRIVVPMVLRGPRDDAALIGAVADVVAAHEGLRTTYPVVDGHPVQRIHPDGPTLAWTNLPAGEVPGHVAQMLARRWNVAEEIPVHFECVAVGAERAVLVVAVHHIAADHSSLETLFDHLAAAYEARLGNSRWSPGPIAQPRDIGARARRSRSGPGAAALGRWWAAELEGYVDLPEPTAAHPGASPRAGVVRAAIGGEAFASAARRAADEGITPFAGFLAEVARVLAAHTGRDDLIVGVPAAIPDAAAAESVALGVDLVPVRLNRADAGGADARRAAFVALADAIGHAELPFDDIVRAVGARRAATTRPLVRHLAQGRNQRRPRMTDRLEWAIAPTRPADAPYDTTWDLEIRDDGDAFIELVYDRRYVGDDVARSMHRDVLEAFTAAGSRSGEPGANVPCPTGS
- a CDS encoding phosphopantetheine-binding protein, whose protein sequence is MTTDGTTMTGDDGNATAGGRAADERRPPAVVEESLRRCAGVRDAYAAYVPTHGGDVVVAWAATDDGDAARAAHDRIAGPGELEPRHIPAVIVPVAAIPRDGAGAVVAGDLPEPAGTPTGTIDPPAGDAETRVAEAAGAATGVRFIGRNDNLFALGLDSVRAISMAAALGRDGIAVTPRRILEDPTVAGIAACAGEPERAATPASDTAVSGLDEDQLAALLADDRDAGDPSESPR